In Alteromonas mediterranea DE, a single genomic region encodes these proteins:
- a CDS encoding DUF1365 domain-containing protein produces MIESAIYKGKVYHQRFMPTQHKFDYDIYLFWLKLERGELETLSSTLKHFSAKKKARVRFKREDYLGDPSIPLNQAVLDRMSKLNGGTRLEGDVFMLGQLRMWGLYFSPVNFYYLRNKEGTFTHLLAEVSNTPWNERHHYLVNLATQDDTPKAFHVSPFNPMDMTYQWSISQPSTRLSLAMDCVREDKEFSAGINLTKFTLDNANLSTALKRIPSMTLKTMAGIYWHALKLLLKRTPLYTHPKKSQEQ; encoded by the coding sequence GTGATTGAAAGCGCAATTTATAAGGGTAAAGTTTACCATCAGCGTTTTATGCCCACTCAGCACAAGTTCGACTACGATATCTATTTGTTTTGGCTAAAGCTAGAGCGCGGCGAACTCGAAACCTTATCAAGTACGCTTAAGCACTTTTCAGCAAAAAAGAAAGCCAGAGTTCGTTTTAAGCGTGAGGACTATTTAGGCGACCCATCAATACCCCTGAACCAAGCAGTGCTTGACAGGATGAGTAAGCTAAATGGCGGGACGCGCCTTGAAGGCGACGTATTCATGCTTGGACAGCTTCGCATGTGGGGGCTATATTTCAGCCCCGTCAATTTCTATTACTTGCGCAATAAAGAAGGTACGTTCACTCATTTATTAGCCGAGGTAAGCAACACGCCATGGAACGAGCGACACCATTATCTGGTAAATCTTGCAACACAGGACGATACCCCTAAAGCTTTCCACGTTTCCCCGTTTAACCCAATGGACATGACTTACCAATGGTCAATCTCCCAACCCTCAACGAGACTTTCTCTTGCGATGGACTGCGTAAGAGAGGACAAAGAATTTAGCGCTGGCATTAACTTAACAAAATTTACTTTAGATAATGCGAATCTATCTACAGCACTTAAACGTATACCCAGTATGACACTAAAAACTATGGCCGGAATTTATTGGCATGCGCTTAAATTGCTGCTTAAACGAACGCCGCTGTATACACACCCAAAAAAAAGTCAGGAACAATAA
- a CDS encoding SAM-dependent methyltransferase → MSFGESVLMTTSEVSFVDKACRSLFLQCLKQLPFGSLTIQENGDDIAKFGTENDDLRATVNIKDVKAYRRLLLGGSVGAGEAYMDDLWDSDDVTAVVRIFARNLPTLDEWENKFKWLTMPVNKLQHFARRNTTDQAKRNIEAHYDLGNKLYTRFLDPTMMYSSAIYPDPNASLNEAQNYKLKAICDKLQLNESDHLVEIGTGWGGLAVYAAKHYGCKVTTTTISEEQHAWAKNWIAKEGLEDKVTLLKKDYRLLEGKYDKLVSIEMIEAVGKQYLGNFFEKCSSLLKDDGLMLLQSITIDDRRYDSYADSVDFIQKYIFPGGFLPSQHQLNAHLKKYTNMMIRDLHDIGVDYAKTLNHWYEAFISAKDELLNDGYDERFMRMWTYYLKYCEGGFLERTISTVQLVISKPHCREELVRV, encoded by the coding sequence ATGTCTTTCGGTGAATCTGTACTCATGACCACTTCAGAGGTCTCTTTTGTAGATAAAGCATGTAGAAGCTTATTCTTACAATGCTTAAAGCAACTGCCTTTTGGTAGCTTAACTATTCAAGAAAATGGCGACGATATCGCCAAGTTTGGCACAGAAAATGACGATTTACGGGCAACGGTAAATATTAAAGATGTTAAGGCCTACCGTCGTCTTCTGCTTGGAGGCAGTGTTGGCGCAGGCGAAGCCTACATGGATGACTTATGGGACAGCGATGACGTAACGGCAGTAGTGAGAATTTTTGCCAGAAACTTGCCTACTCTTGATGAGTGGGAGAATAAATTTAAGTGGCTCACCATGCCTGTTAATAAGCTTCAACATTTTGCTCGTCGAAACACCACGGACCAAGCTAAAAGAAATATTGAAGCCCACTACGATTTAGGCAATAAGCTATATACCCGTTTTTTAGACCCTACCATGATGTATTCGTCGGCGATTTACCCCGACCCAAATGCATCATTAAATGAAGCGCAAAATTATAAGCTAAAAGCCATTTGCGATAAATTGCAGTTAAATGAGAGCGACCATCTTGTCGAAATCGGCACTGGGTGGGGCGGCCTTGCCGTTTATGCTGCTAAGCATTATGGATGTAAGGTTACCACCACTACCATATCAGAAGAGCAGCATGCCTGGGCAAAGAACTGGATTGCGAAAGAGGGGCTGGAAGACAAGGTTACTCTGCTCAAAAAAGATTACCGTTTGTTGGAAGGAAAATACGACAAACTTGTGTCTATCGAAATGATAGAGGCCGTGGGTAAACAATACTTAGGTAACTTCTTTGAAAAGTGTTCATCGCTTTTAAAAGACGATGGTCTGATGCTCCTTCAGTCCATCACTATTGATGACAGACGCTACGATAGCTACGCAGACAGCGTAGATTTCATTCAAAAATACATATTCCCCGGCGGTTTTTTACCATCTCAGCATCAATTAAATGCGCATCTTAAAAAGTATACCAATATGATGATTCGCGACCTTCACGACATTGGCGTTGACTACGCGAAAACGCTAAATCATTGGTATGAGGCGTTTATATCAGCCAAAGACGAATTATTAAACGACGGCTACGATGAGCGCTTTATGCGTATGTGGACCTACTATCTAAAATACTGTGAAGGCGGTTTTTTAGAAAGAACGATTAGCACGGTTCAGCTTGTCATTTCTAAGCCACACTGTAGAGAAGAACTCGTTCGGGTTTAG
- a CDS encoding flagellar motor protein MotB, which produces MAEEECPKCPPEGLPAWMGTFADLMSLLMCFFVLLLSFSEMDVLKFKQIAGSMKFAFGVQNKIEVKDIPKGTSVIAMEFRPGKPDPTPIESIQQQTNEMTQQMLEFQAGNEDSAGGRQKQRGEQRGGQSQQTATQSSSSAEQSTDQSQMAELMKKVAQQLEKQILDGSVEMESLGQQLTIRIRENGSFSAGSAFLQPQFQPVLRKIGTLLADVPGEIEISGHSDGQHIANELYRSNWDLSSQRAVAVAEAMRTAPGFDESRMSVVGKADTAPIVENATTSADRAKNRRVEININQGKPMISKPISVVDE; this is translated from the coding sequence ATGGCTGAAGAAGAATGCCCAAAATGCCCCCCCGAGGGGCTGCCAGCTTGGATGGGAACCTTCGCTGACTTGATGTCATTGCTTATGTGCTTTTTCGTACTTCTGCTCTCATTTTCTGAAATGGACGTACTTAAGTTTAAACAGATAGCGGGCTCAATGAAGTTCGCTTTCGGCGTACAGAACAAAATTGAAGTAAAGGATATTCCCAAGGGAACAAGCGTTATTGCTATGGAGTTCCGTCCGGGCAAACCTGATCCTACGCCTATTGAATCTATTCAGCAGCAAACCAATGAAATGACACAACAGATGCTAGAGTTCCAGGCCGGAAATGAGGACTCAGCGGGCGGTCGTCAGAAGCAGCGCGGCGAACAGCGGGGCGGTCAATCGCAACAAACCGCAACCCAGTCGTCCTCTTCGGCAGAACAGAGCACTGATCAGTCGCAAATGGCTGAATTGATGAAGAAAGTGGCGCAACAGTTAGAAAAACAAATTTTAGATGGCTCAGTTGAAATGGAGTCACTAGGTCAGCAGCTTACTATTCGAATTCGAGAGAACGGTTCGTTTTCAGCGGGCTCAGCTTTCTTACAGCCGCAGTTTCAGCCCGTTTTAAGAAAAATCGGTACGCTACTCGCTGATGTGCCGGGAGAAATTGAAATTTCAGGGCACAGCGATGGTCAGCATATTGCCAATGAGCTATATCGCTCAAACTGGGACTTATCTTCACAACGTGCAGTTGCTGTCGCAGAAGCCATGCGTACAGCCCCCGGCTTTGATGAAAGCCGCATGTCGGTAGTAGGAAAAGCCGATACTGCGCCTATTGTGGAAAACGCAACCACATCCGCCGACAGGGCGAAAAATCGTCGGGTTGAAATAAACATTAATCAGGGTAAGCCAATGATATCTAAACCGATATCAGTGGTGGATGAGTAG
- the pomA gene encoding flagellar motor protein PomA, which translates to MDLATVIGMLGAIGFIVMAMILGGSLGMFIDVQSILIVFGGTLFVVLSQFTLGQFFGAGKIAGKAFMFKIESPEELIEKIVEMADAARKGGFLALEEAEISNEFMQKGVDMLVDGHDIEVVRETLAKDISMTSERHDFGASFFKGMGDIAPAMGMIGTLIGLVAMLSNMDDPKAIGPAMAVALLTTLYGAFFANVICLPIAFKLSVRAGEEKLNQSLVLDGIVGIADGQNPRVIEGVLKNYLAASKRGSAEEE; encoded by the coding sequence GTGGATTTAGCAACCGTCATAGGTATGTTGGGCGCCATTGGTTTCATAGTTATGGCTATGATCTTAGGCGGCAGCTTGGGCATGTTCATCGACGTCCAGTCAATACTTATCGTATTCGGGGGGACCTTATTCGTTGTTTTGTCACAATTTACGTTAGGTCAGTTTTTTGGCGCAGGTAAAATTGCAGGCAAGGCCTTCATGTTCAAAATTGAATCGCCTGAAGAGCTTATTGAGAAAATTGTTGAAATGGCAGATGCCGCGCGAAAAGGTGGCTTCCTTGCGCTAGAAGAGGCGGAAATTTCAAACGAATTTATGCAAAAAGGCGTCGATATGCTGGTCGACGGCCATGATATTGAAGTAGTCAGAGAGACTCTCGCTAAAGATATTTCAATGACTTCCGAACGCCATGATTTTGGTGCTTCATTTTTCAAAGGCATGGGTGATATTGCACCGGCAATGGGAATGATTGGTACACTGATCGGCTTGGTAGCCATGCTCTCTAATATGGATGACCCAAAAGCAATTGGGCCCGCGATGGCGGTTGCACTACTTACCACGCTTTACGGTGCTTTCTTTGCCAATGTTATATGTTTGCCAATTGCATTTAAATTGTCAGTGCGCGCCGGCGAGGAAAAGCTAAACCAGAGCCTTGTTCTTGACGGAATAGTCGGTATCGCAGATGGTCAGAACCCTCGGGTGATAGAGGGAGTACTAAAGAATTACCTTGCGGCGAGTAAACGCGGAAGCGCAGAGGAAGAGTAA
- the xseB gene encoding exodeoxyribonuclease VII small subunit, with the protein MTTEKVSASFEETLSELEAIVNEMENGDLPLNKALEKFERGIALSRQGQQSLENAEQKVKILLSEQGEDTLHTLPESEQP; encoded by the coding sequence ATGACGACAGAAAAAGTATCCGCGTCTTTCGAAGAAACGTTATCAGAGTTAGAAGCCATCGTTAACGAAATGGAAAACGGTGATCTGCCGCTAAATAAAGCACTAGAAAAGTTCGAACGAGGCATCGCCCTCTCTCGTCAAGGTCAACAATCTCTTGAAAACGCCGAACAAAAAGTAAAGATATTGCTTAGTGAACAAGGCGAAGACACCCTTCACACTCTACCTGAAAGTGAACAACCCTAA
- a CDS encoding farnesyl diphosphate synthase, with protein sequence MNFSALHQQVKQQTDASLLTLIDELPDYAPRLKDAMRHALLAGGKRMRPLLVQVVGNTLDVPKTDQMAISMAIECVHAYSLVHDDLPAMDDDDLRRGMPTCHIAFDEATAILAGDALQALAFTVLADAPLSTYAEAKRPQLLSVLAKSAGYVGMCGGQAIDLASTGESISLDELKRLHKLKTGALLRACVEMVAIVSEDLLPEAKVDLMAYAADIGLAFQVQDDILDVVGSSEKLGKPAGSDEALGKNTFPAKLGMEGAKRELEMLHDNALQALARLPYNTDSLIAFSELLVKRDH encoded by the coding sequence ATGAATTTTTCTGCTTTGCATCAGCAAGTTAAACAGCAAACTGATGCATCTCTTCTTACTCTGATTGATGAACTACCGGATTACGCACCGCGCCTGAAAGACGCTATGCGTCACGCGCTGCTTGCTGGTGGCAAACGCATGCGTCCGCTGCTAGTGCAAGTTGTAGGAAATACGCTAGACGTCCCTAAAACGGACCAAATGGCTATTAGTATGGCCATTGAATGCGTACATGCCTATTCTCTCGTTCATGACGATTTACCGGCCATGGATGATGATGACTTGCGTCGCGGTATGCCTACCTGTCACATCGCCTTCGATGAAGCAACAGCGATATTGGCAGGTGATGCATTACAAGCACTTGCATTTACCGTATTAGCCGATGCACCGTTGAGCACCTACGCTGAAGCCAAACGCCCTCAGCTATTATCTGTGTTAGCTAAAAGTGCCGGCTATGTGGGCATGTGTGGCGGTCAAGCCATCGATTTGGCCAGTACTGGCGAAAGTATTTCTCTTGATGAATTAAAACGGCTGCACAAGTTGAAAACCGGGGCTTTACTGCGCGCCTGTGTTGAAATGGTGGCTATAGTAAGTGAAGATTTATTGCCAGAGGCAAAAGTTGATTTGATGGCTTACGCTGCAGATATCGGGTTGGCGTTTCAAGTTCAAGATGACATCTTGGATGTGGTTGGCAGCAGCGAAAAATTAGGGAAACCCGCAGGGTCTGACGAAGCGTTAGGGAAAAATACATTTCCGGCCAAACTTGGTATGGAAGGCGCCAAGCGTGAATTAGAAATGCTTCATGATAATGCACTTCAAGCATTGGCGCGTTTGCCCTACAATACAGACAGTTTAATTGCGTTTAGCGAGCTTTTGGTAAAACGCGACCATTAG